The proteins below come from a single Necator americanus strain Aroian chromosome V, whole genome shotgun sequence genomic window:
- a CDS encoding hypothetical protein (NECATOR_CHRV.G20883.T3): MSGGRRIFFHFLLLCMFRDVCAVECYTGDFNTNLKMENVSEKVCAMFIFLPCNAELKGYFDYAEYDITKLDSLCAPTPSIFSCYCNTDLCNRNFSAFLEIWQASPDYKPESSFSTCLRKASSELRKGIEGDENEGSDERTTEEVLVPVSGNPEIAEVHQKDSEEEEEDYEIGRKAKNLGQIPECGSNFETR; encoded by the exons ATGTCGGGTGGTCGGAGGATTTTCT ttcactttcttcttctatgtATGTTTCGTGATGTGTGCGCTGTGGAATGCTACACTGGTGATTTCAACACAAATCTGAAAATG gAGAACGTGTCGGAAAAAGTCTGTGCgatgttcatttttttgccCTGCAACGCTGAACTAAAAGGCTACTTCGACTATGCTGAATATGAT ATCACAAAATTAGATTCATTATGTGCTCCAACACCGTCTATATTTTCATGTTATTGCAATACTGATTTGTgcaacagaaatttttctgcGTTTCTT GAAATTTGGCAGGCGTCACCTGATTACAAACCTGAAAGTTCATTTTCCACATGTCTTCGAAAAGCTTCTTCAG AGCTGAGAAAAGGCATAGAAGGAGATGAGAACGAAGGATCAG ATGAACGTACAACTGAGGAAGTATTGGTCCCGGTGTctggaaatccagaaatagctGAAG taCATCAGAAGgattcagaagaagaagaagaagattatGAAATTGGACGAAAAGCTAAAAATTTGGGACAAATTCCTGAG TGTGGAAGCAATTTCGAAACACGATGA
- a CDS encoding hypothetical protein (NECATOR_CHRV.G20883.T2) — protein sequence MSGGRRIFFHFLLLCMFRDVCAVECYTGDFNTNLKMENVSEKVCAMFIFLPCNAELKGYFDYAEYDITKLDSLCAPTPSIFSCYCNTDLCNRNFSAFLASPDYKPESSFSTCLRKASSELRKGIEGDENEGSDERTTEEVLVPVSGNPEIAEVHQKDSEEEEEDYEIGRKAKNLGQIPECGSNFETR from the exons ATGTCGGGTGGTCGGAGGATTTTCT ttcactttcttcttctatgtATGTTTCGTGATGTGTGCGCTGTGGAATGCTACACTGGTGATTTCAACACAAATCTGAAAATG gAGAACGTGTCGGAAAAAGTCTGTGCgatgttcatttttttgccCTGCAACGCTGAACTAAAAGGCTACTTCGACTATGCTGAATATGAT ATCACAAAATTAGATTCATTATGTGCTCCAACACCGTCTATATTTTCATGTTATTGCAATACTGATTTGTgcaacagaaatttttctgcGTTTCTT GCGTCACCTGATTACAAACCTGAAAGTTCATTTTCCACATGTCTTCGAAAAGCTTCTTCAG AGCTGAGAAAAGGCATAGAAGGAGATGAGAACGAAGGATCAG ATGAACGTACAACTGAGGAAGTATTGGTCCCGGTGTctggaaatccagaaatagctGAAG taCATCAGAAGgattcagaagaagaagaagaagattatGAAATTGGACGAAAAGCTAAAAATTTGGGACAAATTCCTGAG TGTGGAAGCAATTTCGAAACACGATGA
- a CDS encoding hypothetical protein (NECATOR_CHRV.G20883.T1), protein MSGGRRIFFHFLLLCMFRDVCAVECYTGDFNTNLKMENVSEKVCAMFIFLPCNAELKGYFDYAEYDITKLDSLCAPTPSIFSCYCNTDLCNRNFSAFLEIWQASPDYKPESSFSTCLRKASSELRKGIEGDENEGSDERTTEEVLVPVSGNPEIAEVHQKDSEEEEEDYEIGRKAKNLGQIPEVYCSCFLIFYVNMARLRYF, encoded by the exons ATGTCGGGTGGTCGGAGGATTTTCT ttcactttcttcttctatgtATGTTTCGTGATGTGTGCGCTGTGGAATGCTACACTGGTGATTTCAACACAAATCTGAAAATG gAGAACGTGTCGGAAAAAGTCTGTGCgatgttcatttttttgccCTGCAACGCTGAACTAAAAGGCTACTTCGACTATGCTGAATATGAT ATCACAAAATTAGATTCATTATGTGCTCCAACACCGTCTATATTTTCATGTTATTGCAATACTGATTTGTgcaacagaaatttttctgcGTTTCTT GAAATTTGGCAGGCGTCACCTGATTACAAACCTGAAAGTTCATTTTCCACATGTCTTCGAAAAGCTTCTTCAG AGCTGAGAAAAGGCATAGAAGGAGATGAGAACGAAGGATCAG ATGAACGTACAACTGAGGAAGTATTGGTCCCGGTGTctggaaatccagaaatagctGAAG taCATCAGAAGgattcagaagaagaagaagaagattatGAAATTGGACGAAAAGCTAAAAATTTGGGACAAATTCCTGAGGTGTATTGTTCAtgtttcctaattttttacGTTAACATGGCTCGCTTACGATATTTCTGA
- a CDS encoding hypothetical protein (NECATOR_CHRV.G20884.T1) translates to MTYVWASVRDSAAPTRSIGSSNPPGAHQAFHPSVDDKLMTITDMDVEYNPACDADVLIVGEGPDNDVIHRYCSRERRYGNETEEEMLKERFKVIKSRSRYLTLTWNTDFSNEYRGWRIDYEFIPDGAECGYSTHAMSGVIHSPKWPKDYDNDEECIWDIQVPLGYHIHLQFTHFDIAPSEECSKDSLIISQEHSSRAFAPVGDYFFLFEDEEAHSPLCGITLPKPFRSESNRVRLNFTSDESTTAAGFRAEWKAECGAVFRLSHGVISSPNYPDHYPNVNGRCEYMIALEGEAANAVIALKLIDFDLSDAKMDYSRSPCESDYLEIRDIINNRVVMSYCGGDPLNEEPIAIKGSVGLSFVTNQSYVHGSKKLQRGFQISYAIDKCGGTIELSEDTGYLSTISSPAFPLDYAHNLDCVWNVTAPEDRVISVKYEVLELEASSECTFDSIELIDGINLNGTSMGKVCGSKEQMPKSRLYTKSNNLLVHFVTDHTLNEGKFKIVVTATLGEKSGCGGTLKATGDWSTLKPPLDEQGQYIHNLHCGWNIIGGDNTILELQITKLDTEELIAPPGVVSESGTRCVDALTIYDGYKSFSPLLANDLCEDTVGAKLPLTYHTSHKVAHVYFESDLSGSGTGFEIKYRSIKPDCGDWLVAKTESQSYSYQSKQNKDKHAGQTNQRCQWVIQSKSQTPIWLHFSTIHFPSIDGDCSDAYIEIRDVGLVSKCQHPACARESSDRKTYRICGNTPFPPYVSNTMAVQITTSAIINDNDSARFTMSYRLLDGCNRTVITQNAPSGRLTSPNFPNPYDHNSTCTTRVEAPRQKRIQLVFRSFDFERGRVSFYRANGSRLALYNFRRRVFMRSCDFDFLKINEPGRNSTGPVCGRGLPSTYFTWGNSVEVFMKTDHNMATEGYDLSYFTGRLHDDGSIDFAPSNDLEGAITNIGYPNGYNTSTRSSWTIMPPNGHSCVVDLIVLELAKTQPDVDCLSQDEYLEIEQSTGNADHPGGGKDSVRVRSCSHNTPVSMEMEPAVNRFVKITFKSDGSTDNDGRGFRLTWKCLSYEQIQV, encoded by the exons ATGACATATGTATGGGCGAGTGTAAGAGATTCTGCTGCACCCACGCGATCGATTggaagttcgaatcctcctggtgctcaccaagcctttcatccctccgtggacgataaattg ATGACTATAACTGATATGGATGTCGAATACAATCCAGCTTGTGATGCTGATGTGCTAATAGTAGGTGAAG GACCTGATAATGACGTAATCCATCGGTACTGTTCGCGAGAGCGACGTTACGGTAACGAGACAGAGGAAGAAATGCTGAAAGAGCGATTCAAG GTGATCAAATCGCGGTCGCGCTATCTCACTCTAACCTGGAACACCGATTTTAGTAATGAATATCGTGGATGGCGAATTGACTACGAATTTATACCGGATGGAGCAG AGTGCGGCTATTCAACTCATGCAATGTCTGGTGTTATCCATTCACCTAAATGGCCTAAGGATTACGACAACGACGAGGAATGCATATGGGATATACAG GTTCCCCTTGGCTACCATATCCATCTGCAATTCACCCACTTCGATATTGCACCTTCCGAAGAATGTTCGAAGGATTCGCTCATA ATATCACAAGAGCACTCTTCGCGTGCTTTTGCACCCGTGGGTGactatttcttcttgttcgAGGATGAAGAAGCTCATTCCCCATTGTGTGGTATCACCCTACCGAAACCTTTCCGCTCTGAAAGCAACAGAGTCAG GCTCAACTTCACTTCCGACGAGTCGACCACGGCAGCTGGTTTTCGAGCGGAATGGAAAGCTG AGTGTGGCGCTGTGTTCCGCCTCAGTCATGGTGTGATCTCGTCTCCGAATTATCCAGACCACTATCCCAATGTGAATGGACGCTGTGAATATATGATAGCTCTAGAAGGAGAAGCCGCAAATGCAGTGATTGCACTAAAACTGATAGATTTTGATCTGTCAGATGCGAAAA TGGATTACTCCCGATCACCTTGTGAAAGTGACTACCTGGAAATTCGTGATATTATTAATAATCGAGTGGTGATGTCGTATTGTGGAGGAGATCCGTTAAACGAGGAACCAATTGCAATCAAG GGATCTGTTGGGCTAAGCTTCGTCACAAACCAATCTTATGTTCATGGCTCGAAGAAGCTACAACGAGGTTTCCAAATTAGCTATGCGATTGATA AATGCGGTGGCACAATTGAACTGAGTGAAGATACCGGATATTTGTCAACGATTTCTTCACCAGCATTTCCACTGGATTATGCTCACAATTTGGATTGTGTTTGGAACGTTACAGCACCTGAAGATCGTGTGATTTCTGTAAA ATATGAAGTCCTGGAACTGGAAGCATCTAGTGAATGTACCTTCGATTCAATTGAACTTATCGATGGTATAAATCTGAATGGAACCAGTATGGGAAAAGTTTGCGGATCGAAAGAACA AATGCCGAAATCCCGACTGTATACCAAATCCAACAATCTTCTCGTACATTTTGTCACTGACCATACGTTGAACGAAGGAAAGTTCAAGATTGTCGTTACGGCTACCTTAG GAGAAAAATCTGGCTGTGGAGGTACATTGAAAGCGACAGGCGATTGGTCCACCTTAAAACCACCACTCGATGAGCAGG GGCAATACATTCATAACCTTCACTGCGGTTGGAATATTATCGGTGGCGACAATACTATACTCGAATTACAAATAACTAAACTGGACACGGAAGAATTAATTGCACCCCCAGGCGTGGTCTCGGAAAGTGGGACTCGTTGCGTGGATGCGTTAACG ATCTATGACGGCTACAAGTCATTTTCACCACTTCTCGCAAATGATCTATGTGAAGATACTGTGGGTGCTAAGCTACCGTTGACGTACCACACGTCACACAA AGTGGCTCATGTGTATTTCGAGAGTGACCTTAGTGGCTCTGGAACTGGATTTGAAATCAAATATCGATCTATTAAAC CCGACTGTGGTGATTGGCTCGTTGCAAAAACTGAATCGCAATCATACAGCTATCAGAGTAAGCAGAATAAAG ACAAACATGCGGGTCAAACAAATCAGCGATGTCAATGGGTAATACAATCCAAATCACAAACTCCTATATGGCTGCATTTTAG TACCATACACTTTCCTTCGATCGACGGCGACTGTTCGGATGCATATATCGAGATTCGTGATGTTGGCTTAGTCTCGAAATGTCAGCACCCTGCTTGTGCCAGAGAAAGTTCGGACAGAAAG ACTTATCGTATATGTGGTAACACACCATTCCCACCATACGTATCAAATACAATGGCTGTACAG ATAACAACCTCCGCTATCATCAACGATAATGACAGTGCCCGGTTCACAATGTCATATCGGCTACTAGACG GATGCAACCGCACTGTAATCACCCAAAATGCTCCATCAGGAAGATTAACAAGTCCAAACTTCCCAAATCCATACGATCATAACTCAACATGTACCACTCGTGTGGAAGCTCCACGGCAAAAACGAATCCAACTAGTATTCCG aagctTTGATTTTGAACGAGGCCGCGTAAGCTTCTATCGTGCAAATGGCTCAAGACTTGCTCTGTATAACTTCAGGCGACGAGTTTTTATGAGATCTTGTGATTTCGACTTTTTAAAG ATAAATGAGCCGGGAAGGAACTCTACTGGACCCGTGTGTGGACGCGGACTGCCATCAACCTATTTCACGTGGGGAAACAGTGTTGAA GTGTTTATGAAAACTGACCATAACATGGCAACGGAAGGCTACGATTTAAGTTACTTTACTGGGAGATTGCACGACG ATGGTTCAATTGACTTTGCACCTTCCAACGACTTGGAGGGAGCCATTACAAACATTGGATATCCTAATGGATACAACACCTCAACAAGATCGTC ATGGACTATAATGCCTCCTAATGGACATAGTTGTGTTGTGGATTTGATTGTACTGGAATTAGCAAAAACTCAACCGGACGTGGATTGTCTCAGCCAAG ATGAGTACCTTGAGATTGAGCAGTCTACTGGGAACGCTGATCATCCTGGAGGTGGAAAGGATTCTGTTAGGGTGCGATCCTGCTCCCat AACACTCCCGTATCTATGGAGATGGAACCAGCTGTGAATCGTTTTGTGAAGATCACATTTAAATCGGACGGCAGCACTGACAACGACGGTCGTGGATTCCGTTTGACGTGGAAATGCCTCAGCTACGAACAAATTCAAGTTTAA
- a CDS encoding hypothetical protein (NECATOR_CHRV.G20884.T3), producing the protein MNSSKPIARLYLNQEIDLHVFSMQSAFMPEEGLTFKLNVQYYKCGGLIDKPNSGVITSPNFGGGQPYLRNSHCLWMLVAPEGMIVKMTITDMDVEYNPACDADVLIVGEGPDNDVIHRYCSRERRYGNETEEEMLKERFKVIKSRSRYLTLTWNTDFSNEYRGWRIDYEFIPDGAECGYSTHAMSGVIHSPKWPKDYDNDEECIWDIQVPLGYHIHLQFTHFDIAPSEECSKDSLIISQEHSSRAFAPVGDYFFLFEDEEAHSPLCGITLPKPFRSESNRVRLNFTSDESTTAAGFRAEWKAECGAVFRLSHGVISSPNYPDHYPNVNGRCEYMIALEGEAANAVIALKLIDFDLSDAKMDYSRSPCESDYLEIRDIINNRVVMSYCGGDPLNEEPIAIKGSVGLSFVTNQSYVHGSKKLQRGFQISYAIDKCGGTIELSEDTGYLSTISSPAFPLDYAHNLDCVWNVTAPEDRVISVKYEVLELEASSECTFDSIELIDGINLNGTSMGKVCGSKEQMPKSRLYTKSNNLLVHFVTDHTLNEGKFKIVVTATLGEKSGCGGTLKATGDWSTLKPPLDEQGQYIHNLHCGWNIIGGDNTILELQITKLDTEELIAPPGVVSESGTRCVDALTIYDGYKSFSPLLANDLCEDTVGAKLPLTYHTSHKVAHVYFESDLSGSGTGFEIKYRSIKPDCGDWLVAKTESQSYSYQSKQNKDKHAGQTNQRCQWVIQSKSQTPIWLHFSTIHFPSIDGDCSDAYIEIRDVGLVSKCQHPACARESSDRKTYRICGNTPFPPYVSNTMAVQITTSAIINDNDSARFTMSYRLLDGCNRTVITQNAPSGRLTSPNFPNPYDHNSTCTTRVEAPRQKRIQLVFRSFDFERGRVSFYRANGSRLALYNFRRRVFMRSCDFDFLKINEPGRNSTGPVCGRGLPSTYFTWGNSVEVFMKTDHNMATEGYDLSYFTGRLHDDGSIDFAPSNDLEGAITNIGYPNGYNTSTRSSWTIMPPNGHSCVVDLIVLELAKTQPDVDCLSQDEYLEIEQSTGNADHPGGGKDSVRVRSCSHNTPVSMEMEPAVNRFVKITFKSDGSTDNDGRGFRLTWKCLSYEQIQV; encoded by the exons ATGACTATAACTGATATGGATGTCGAATACAATCCAGCTTGTGATGCTGATGTGCTAATAGTAGGTGAAG GACCTGATAATGACGTAATCCATCGGTACTGTTCGCGAGAGCGACGTTACGGTAACGAGACAGAGGAAGAAATGCTGAAAGAGCGATTCAAG GTGATCAAATCGCGGTCGCGCTATCTCACTCTAACCTGGAACACCGATTTTAGTAATGAATATCGTGGATGGCGAATTGACTACGAATTTATACCGGATGGAGCAG AGTGCGGCTATTCAACTCATGCAATGTCTGGTGTTATCCATTCACCTAAATGGCCTAAGGATTACGACAACGACGAGGAATGCATATGGGATATACAG GTTCCCCTTGGCTACCATATCCATCTGCAATTCACCCACTTCGATATTGCACCTTCCGAAGAATGTTCGAAGGATTCGCTCATA ATATCACAAGAGCACTCTTCGCGTGCTTTTGCACCCGTGGGTGactatttcttcttgttcgAGGATGAAGAAGCTCATTCCCCATTGTGTGGTATCACCCTACCGAAACCTTTCCGCTCTGAAAGCAACAGAGTCAG GCTCAACTTCACTTCCGACGAGTCGACCACGGCAGCTGGTTTTCGAGCGGAATGGAAAGCTG AGTGTGGCGCTGTGTTCCGCCTCAGTCATGGTGTGATCTCGTCTCCGAATTATCCAGACCACTATCCCAATGTGAATGGACGCTGTGAATATATGATAGCTCTAGAAGGAGAAGCCGCAAATGCAGTGATTGCACTAAAACTGATAGATTTTGATCTGTCAGATGCGAAAA TGGATTACTCCCGATCACCTTGTGAAAGTGACTACCTGGAAATTCGTGATATTATTAATAATCGAGTGGTGATGTCGTATTGTGGAGGAGATCCGTTAAACGAGGAACCAATTGCAATCAAG GGATCTGTTGGGCTAAGCTTCGTCACAAACCAATCTTATGTTCATGGCTCGAAGAAGCTACAACGAGGTTTCCAAATTAGCTATGCGATTGATA AATGCGGTGGCACAATTGAACTGAGTGAAGATACCGGATATTTGTCAACGATTTCTTCACCAGCATTTCCACTGGATTATGCTCACAATTTGGATTGTGTTTGGAACGTTACAGCACCTGAAGATCGTGTGATTTCTGTAAA ATATGAAGTCCTGGAACTGGAAGCATCTAGTGAATGTACCTTCGATTCAATTGAACTTATCGATGGTATAAATCTGAATGGAACCAGTATGGGAAAAGTTTGCGGATCGAAAGAACA AATGCCGAAATCCCGACTGTATACCAAATCCAACAATCTTCTCGTACATTTTGTCACTGACCATACGTTGAACGAAGGAAAGTTCAAGATTGTCGTTACGGCTACCTTAG GAGAAAAATCTGGCTGTGGAGGTACATTGAAAGCGACAGGCGATTGGTCCACCTTAAAACCACCACTCGATGAGCAGG GGCAATACATTCATAACCTTCACTGCGGTTGGAATATTATCGGTGGCGACAATACTATACTCGAATTACAAATAACTAAACTGGACACGGAAGAATTAATTGCACCCCCAGGCGTGGTCTCGGAAAGTGGGACTCGTTGCGTGGATGCGTTAACG ATCTATGACGGCTACAAGTCATTTTCACCACTTCTCGCAAATGATCTATGTGAAGATACTGTGGGTGCTAAGCTACCGTTGACGTACCACACGTCACACAA AGTGGCTCATGTGTATTTCGAGAGTGACCTTAGTGGCTCTGGAACTGGATTTGAAATCAAATATCGATCTATTAAAC CCGACTGTGGTGATTGGCTCGTTGCAAAAACTGAATCGCAATCATACAGCTATCAGAGTAAGCAGAATAAAG ACAAACATGCGGGTCAAACAAATCAGCGATGTCAATGGGTAATACAATCCAAATCACAAACTCCTATATGGCTGCATTTTAG TACCATACACTTTCCTTCGATCGACGGCGACTGTTCGGATGCATATATCGAGATTCGTGATGTTGGCTTAGTCTCGAAATGTCAGCACCCTGCTTGTGCCAGAGAAAGTTCGGACAGAAAG ACTTATCGTATATGTGGTAACACACCATTCCCACCATACGTATCAAATACAATGGCTGTACAG ATAACAACCTCCGCTATCATCAACGATAATGACAGTGCCCGGTTCACAATGTCATATCGGCTACTAGACG GATGCAACCGCACTGTAATCACCCAAAATGCTCCATCAGGAAGATTAACAAGTCCAAACTTCCCAAATCCATACGATCATAACTCAACATGTACCACTCGTGTGGAAGCTCCACGGCAAAAACGAATCCAACTAGTATTCCG aagctTTGATTTTGAACGAGGCCGCGTAAGCTTCTATCGTGCAAATGGCTCAAGACTTGCTCTGTATAACTTCAGGCGACGAGTTTTTATGAGATCTTGTGATTTCGACTTTTTAAAG ATAAATGAGCCGGGAAGGAACTCTACTGGACCCGTGTGTGGACGCGGACTGCCATCAACCTATTTCACGTGGGGAAACAGTGTTGAA GTGTTTATGAAAACTGACCATAACATGGCAACGGAAGGCTACGATTTAAGTTACTTTACTGGGAGATTGCACGACG ATGGTTCAATTGACTTTGCACCTTCCAACGACTTGGAGGGAGCCATTACAAACATTGGATATCCTAATGGATACAACACCTCAACAAGATCGTC ATGGACTATAATGCCTCCTAATGGACATAGTTGTGTTGTGGATTTGATTGTACTGGAATTAGCAAAAACTCAACCGGACGTGGATTGTCTCAGCCAAG ATGAGTACCTTGAGATTGAGCAGTCTACTGGGAACGCTGATCATCCTGGAGGTGGAAAGGATTCTGTTAGGGTGCGATCCTGCTCCCat AACACTCCCGTATCTATGGAGATGGAACCAGCTGTGAATCGTTTTGTGAAGATCACATTTAAATCGGACGGCAGCACTGACAACGACGGTCGTGGATTCCGTTTGACGTGGAAATGCCTCAGCTACGAACAAATTCAAGTTTAA